The following coding sequences lie in one Chelatococcus sp. YT9 genomic window:
- a CDS encoding Xaa-Pro peptidase family protein: protein MSTTKVFAFPLEEYAARVSLLRARMADVGADVLIIDEFEHLAYFTGHIPTAAMYQCCLMPRSGEPVMIVRSLDGPMLEEMSWTSDHVLFNDGEDPVQIVIGELKRRGYGKSRIAVETDSHILLPKRLDAFKAALNEAIFVDFSGHMWEQRLRKSPREIDYLRRCAKICDLATLAGAEASRAGVPEREVAAAITSAALKAGADNTRLLLMQSGPRSSTLHGGLGNRILANGDIVHIEMVPHLRGYTARSMRPVSVGAPSARQQEAAQALISLQDAQFQAMQPGAHAGEVDAILRDGVLKAGLRESYTNITGYTLGLVTIPRTSDFTRVFLPNSEWILEEGMVFHMYTWAEGMAFSETMLVAADGAERLTRMERKLLVSC, encoded by the coding sequence ATGTCCACAACCAAGGTCTTCGCCTTTCCGCTGGAGGAATATGCCGCGCGCGTCTCGCTGCTGCGGGCACGGATGGCGGATGTTGGCGCCGATGTCCTGATCATCGATGAATTTGAGCACCTCGCCTATTTCACAGGACATATCCCCACAGCGGCCATGTATCAGTGCTGCTTGATGCCGCGGAGTGGGGAACCCGTAATGATCGTGCGCTCCCTCGACGGGCCAATGCTTGAAGAAATGAGCTGGACCAGCGATCATGTTCTTTTCAACGATGGTGAAGATCCGGTCCAGATCGTCATTGGTGAGTTGAAGCGTCGCGGCTACGGCAAGAGCCGTATTGCCGTCGAGACTGACTCGCATATTCTCCTCCCCAAGCGTCTGGATGCGTTTAAAGCTGCCTTAAACGAGGCAATTTTCGTCGATTTCAGCGGACATATGTGGGAACAACGACTGCGGAAATCGCCGCGTGAGATCGACTATCTTCGACGCTGCGCGAAGATCTGTGACCTTGCGACCCTCGCCGGTGCCGAGGCGTCGCGCGCCGGCGTGCCCGAGCGCGAGGTCGCGGCCGCGATAACGAGCGCTGCATTGAAGGCAGGAGCGGACAACACACGGCTCCTTTTGATGCAGTCTGGGCCGCGTTCCAGCACCCTGCATGGCGGATTAGGCAATCGCATCCTCGCCAACGGCGATATCGTTCACATCGAGATGGTTCCGCATCTGCGGGGTTATACTGCACGCTCCATGCGCCCGGTCTCCGTCGGGGCGCCCAGCGCGCGGCAGCAAGAGGCTGCGCAAGCACTCATCAGCCTGCAAGACGCCCAATTTCAAGCCATGCAGCCGGGTGCGCATGCCGGCGAGGTCGACGCCATCTTGCGGGACGGCGTATTAAAAGCAGGATTGCGCGAGAGCTATACCAATATCACGGGCTACACACTCGGGCTCGTAACCATTCCTCGCACCAGTGATTTCACCCGAGTCTTCTTGCCTAATTCCGAATGGATTCTTGAAGAAGGCATGGTCTTCCACATGTACACTTGGGCGGAAGGGATGGCCTTCAGCGAAACAATGCTGGTAGCCGCTGACGGCGCGGAACGATTGACCCGGATGGAGCGGAAACTTCTCGTTTCCTGCTGA
- a CDS encoding dipeptidase yields the protein MTDWRHYLDEHQAAFVEELKHFLRIPSISADPAHLPDVDHAAEWLASRLRAAGLDHVDVLRAGQYPMVYGDWLGAPGQPTVLIYGHFDVQPVDPIEAWTDPPFSPTIRDGRIYARGASDDKGNMLAPILALQALLKTGRCLPVNVKVLFEGQEEILSPDLPEFVAFHRSRLACDMAISADGWQWSATEADLRVGLRGICALEVVATGPATDLHAGLYGGAVANPLQGLVNLLASTRDASGRVTIPGFYDDVRTISASEKEQLAAIPFDEVGYRRAIGVEALAGEPGFTARERIGARPTFEINGISGGYTGPGIKTIIPASARAVITCRLVPDQEPETVAMAVKRHLERQQPDGLDITVTILPNAARPYLIPMDHPANRAARDVLLELYGREPYYTRSGGSIPILDLFRRELGAYTVIFGFGLPDENFHAPNEFLRLDNFRRGQEAYVRILDRIAQSSSAGTEQGP from the coding sequence ATGACGGATTGGCGGCATTACCTCGATGAGCACCAGGCAGCTTTTGTCGAGGAGCTTAAGCACTTCCTGCGTATTCCAAGCATTTCCGCCGATCCGGCCCACTTGCCGGATGTCGATCACGCCGCAGAGTGGCTCGCCTCCCGCCTCCGGGCGGCTGGCCTTGACCATGTGGATGTGCTGCGCGCTGGACAGTATCCGATGGTCTACGGGGACTGGCTTGGGGCGCCTGGCCAGCCCACGGTGCTGATCTACGGTCACTTCGATGTGCAGCCGGTGGATCCCATCGAAGCTTGGACTGATCCGCCCTTTTCGCCAACCATTCGTGACGGGCGGATCTATGCGCGCGGTGCTTCTGACGACAAGGGCAATATGTTGGCGCCAATCCTGGCGCTCCAGGCCTTGTTGAAAACCGGCCGGTGTTTACCGGTGAACGTTAAGGTGTTGTTCGAGGGGCAGGAGGAAATTCTAAGCCCCGATTTACCTGAATTCGTGGCGTTCCACCGAAGTCGTCTTGCCTGCGACATGGCGATTAGTGCCGATGGGTGGCAGTGGAGCGCGACTGAGGCGGATCTTCGCGTGGGTTTGCGTGGCATCTGCGCACTCGAGGTTGTGGCAACGGGCCCGGCGACGGACCTCCATGCCGGTCTCTATGGGGGTGCCGTCGCCAATCCGCTTCAGGGCCTCGTCAACTTGCTCGCAAGCACGCGTGATGCGTCGGGTCGTGTGACTATCCCCGGTTTTTATGACGATGTTCGAACAATCAGCGCATCTGAGAAGGAGCAGCTAGCGGCAATCCCCTTTGATGAAGTCGGTTATCGTCGCGCGATCGGCGTGGAGGCTCTGGCAGGCGAGCCCGGCTTCACCGCGCGCGAGCGTATCGGCGCGCGGCCGACCTTCGAAATTAACGGGATCTCCGGTGGTTACACGGGGCCGGGCATCAAGACGATCATTCCTGCCTCCGCGCGTGCCGTCATTACCTGTCGCCTGGTGCCGGACCAGGAGCCGGAAACTGTCGCTATGGCTGTCAAGCGGCATCTCGAACGCCAGCAGCCTGACGGACTTGATATTACTGTCACAATTTTGCCCAACGCGGCGCGGCCCTACCTCATCCCAATGGATCATCCCGCCAACAGGGCGGCGCGTGATGTCCTTCTCGAGCTCTACGGTCGCGAACCATATTACACGCGCTCCGGCGGCTCGATCCCGATCCTCGATCTTTTTCGGAGGGAACTCGGCGCCTACACCGTGATCTTTGGATTTGGCCTGCCGGACGAAAATTTTCACGCTCCAAACGAGTTCTTGCGGCTCGATAACTTTCGGCGCGGGCAGGAGGCCTACGTCCGCATTCTCGATCGCATTGCACAATCTTCCAGCGCCGGCACGGAACAGGGACCTTGA
- a CDS encoding ABC transporter substrate-binding protein, protein MEWKRLPLCFALFAGLTFGTAARSQAADIAISCGAVGQELELCRAGAEAWAKATGNTVKVVSSPNSATERLALYQQLLAGGASDIDVFQLDVVWPGILATHFIDLKPYSKGQEAEHFKTIIDNNTVDGKLIAMPLFTDAGVLYYRKDLLDKHGVKVPETWEEMTKAAEAVQKAERDAGNTSLWGFVFQGRAYEGLTVNALEWIDSFGGGTIVDAEGGVTVNNPKAEAALALAQQWVKKIAPEGVLNYAEEEARGVFQSGNAVFMRNWPYAWALANGEDSPVRGKVGVTALPRGNDGGKHTGVLGGWNLAVSRYSKHPKEAADLAMFLTGKDEQKRRAVVASYNPTMPALYEDEDVVRANPFFKTLYSTFTNAVARPSRVTGQNYNRVSYAFWGAVHEVLAGKTEAGPALARLESELKRMSRRGW, encoded by the coding sequence ATGGAGTGGAAACGGCTTCCCTTATGCTTTGCCCTGTTCGCCGGCCTCACCTTTGGCACCGCCGCACGTAGCCAAGCCGCCGATATAGCAATTTCTTGCGGCGCGGTCGGTCAAGAGCTCGAACTCTGCCGCGCCGGCGCGGAGGCCTGGGCAAAGGCAACCGGCAATACGGTCAAGGTAGTTTCGTCGCCGAATTCCGCGACGGAGCGCCTCGCGCTCTATCAGCAGCTTCTGGCCGGCGGCGCTTCCGATATCGATGTATTCCAGCTGGATGTGGTTTGGCCGGGCATCCTGGCAACCCATTTCATCGACCTCAAGCCTTACAGCAAGGGCCAGGAAGCCGAGCATTTCAAGACGATCATCGACAATAACACCGTGGACGGCAAGCTGATCGCGATGCCGCTCTTCACCGATGCAGGCGTCCTCTACTACCGCAAGGATCTTCTCGACAAGCACGGCGTCAAGGTCCCGGAGACATGGGAAGAGATGACCAAGGCGGCGGAGGCAGTCCAGAAGGCGGAGCGCGATGCTGGCAACACTTCTCTCTGGGGTTTCGTGTTCCAGGGGCGTGCCTATGAAGGGCTAACAGTCAATGCCCTTGAGTGGATCGACAGTTTTGGCGGCGGCACGATCGTCGACGCGGAAGGGGGCGTCACGGTCAATAATCCGAAGGCTGAGGCAGCGCTCGCGCTCGCTCAGCAATGGGTCAAGAAGATCGCCCCGGAGGGCGTCCTCAACTATGCGGAGGAGGAAGCGCGCGGCGTTTTCCAGTCAGGCAACGCGGTGTTCATGCGCAACTGGCCCTATGCCTGGGCTCTTGCCAATGGCGAGGATAGTCCGGTGCGCGGCAAGGTTGGTGTGACCGCGCTTCCCCGTGGGAATGATGGCGGCAAGCACACGGGCGTGCTGGGGGGCTGGAACCTGGCAGTCTCGCGCTATTCAAAGCACCCAAAGGAAGCCGCCGATCTTGCTATGTTCCTGACGGGAAAGGACGAGCAGAAGCGGCGAGCGGTGGTGGCTTCGTATAACCCGACGATGCCCGCGCTCTACGAAGACGAGGACGTCGTGAGAGCCAATCCGTTCTTCAAGACCCTTTACTCGACTTTCACGAATGCGGTGGCGCGGCCGTCGCGGGTCACGGGACAGAATTACAACCGCGTTTCCTACGCCTTTTGGGGTGCCGTGCACGAAGTGCTTGCGGGTAAGACTGAGGCGGGACCGGCATTGGCACGGCTGGAAAGCGAGTTGAAGCGCATGAGCCGACGCGGCTGGTAA
- the ggpS gene encoding glucosylglycerol-phosphate synthase: MKKSNLVIVYHRQPYNEVFENGKTIYREHASPNGIVPTLKSFFSAVDYASWIAWKQIDPSRKKIFDRVVEISDSYGTYTVSRLPLTAQQVKSFYHVTSKEALWPILHSFPEKYNYDPVDWATFREVNQLFAEAAVTEAAEGATVWVHDYNLWLVPLYVRQMRPDLRIAFFHHTPFPAPSMFNILPWREEIVDSLLACDLVGFHIPRYAASFVATARSLKDVEILEETPVEESLTPRGVALSEPVVPTRLRHGDREIRIDAFPVGANASYIRELCRREVTRQREAAIRNDLDGKRFIISIGRTDYTKGTRDMLLAFERLLERRPELQGSLQLLVTSVSSNPGMSVYRNVQREIEQIAGRINGRFATLSWQPLLLFTRALPFEELVAYYRCADVCWITPLRDGLNLVAKEYVAARRGMGGALVLSEFTGAAVELSSAVLTNPYSTRAMDAAIDAALDMPKDEQLLRMDAMWKSVEKYDSAHWARHIVSRFELPCRANDTRCVAAE; the protein is encoded by the coding sequence ATGAAAAAATCCAATCTCGTCATCGTTTATCACCGTCAACCCTATAACGAGGTGTTTGAGAACGGCAAAACGATCTACCGGGAACATGCCAGTCCGAACGGCATCGTGCCTACCCTGAAGAGTTTCTTCAGCGCAGTCGACTATGCCTCCTGGATAGCCTGGAAGCAGATCGATCCATCGCGGAAGAAGATCTTCGACCGTGTGGTCGAAATCTCCGATTCTTATGGCACTTATACGGTCTCGCGCCTGCCGTTGACGGCGCAGCAGGTCAAGAGCTTCTATCACGTCACCTCGAAGGAAGCGCTGTGGCCCATCCTTCATTCGTTCCCGGAGAAGTATAATTACGACCCGGTGGACTGGGCGACCTTCCGTGAAGTGAACCAATTGTTCGCCGAGGCGGCAGTCACCGAAGCGGCCGAAGGTGCGACCGTCTGGGTGCATGACTACAATCTCTGGCTCGTTCCGCTCTATGTGCGGCAGATGCGCCCGGACCTGCGGATCGCTTTCTTTCACCACACGCCGTTTCCGGCGCCCAGCATGTTCAACATCCTGCCGTGGCGTGAAGAGATCGTCGACAGTCTGCTCGCCTGTGATCTCGTCGGCTTTCACATACCGCGCTATGCGGCGAGTTTTGTCGCGACGGCACGAAGTCTCAAGGATGTCGAGATTCTTGAGGAGACACCTGTTGAGGAGAGCCTCACCCCGCGCGGCGTGGCCCTGTCCGAACCGGTGGTGCCGACCCGCCTGCGCCATGGCGATCGGGAGATCCGGATCGACGCCTTCCCCGTCGGAGCCAACGCCTCCTATATTCGCGAACTCTGTCGGCGTGAGGTCACGCGACAACGCGAGGCGGCCATACGCAACGACCTGGACGGCAAGCGCTTCATCATCTCCATTGGACGCACCGATTACACCAAAGGGACGCGGGATATGCTGCTTGCCTTTGAGCGCCTGCTGGAGCGCCGGCCGGAACTCCAGGGCAGCCTGCAGCTCCTTGTCACCTCCGTCTCATCCAACCCGGGAATGAGTGTTTATCGCAATGTGCAACGCGAGATCGAGCAGATTGCCGGCCGCATCAACGGTCGCTTCGCAACGCTCTCCTGGCAGCCGCTCCTGTTGTTCACGCGTGCCCTGCCTTTCGAGGAACTCGTCGCTTATTATCGGTGCGCAGATGTTTGCTGGATTACGCCGCTGCGCGATGGTCTTAACCTCGTCGCGAAGGAATATGTCGCGGCGAGGCGCGGCATGGGCGGCGCTCTCGTGCTGTCAGAGTTTACCGGCGCGGCGGTCGAACTCTCGAGCGCCGTTCTCACCAATCCCTATTCAACGCGCGCCATGGACGCGGCCATTGATGCCGCGCTCGATATGCCGAAGGACGAGCAGTTGCTGCGGATGGATGCGATGTGGAAGAGCGTCGAGAAATATGACTCGGCCCATTGGGCGAGACACATTGTGAGCCGTTTCGAATTGCCCTGTCGGGCCAACGACACCCGCTGTGTTGCAGCGGAGTAG
- a CDS encoding sugar ABC transporter permease — translation MKSSAPPADPDRARVRNAWVFLAPTLIALAIVAGWPLARTIWFSFTDARLDDLTRYGFVGLDNYLAYDDGEWYGVLAEADWWNAVSVTLWFTVVSVSLEVVFGLAVALALNVRFPLRGVVRAAILVPWAIPTVVSAKMWAWMLNDQFGVINYVLMGLGIIGTPIAWTASADTALWAVLTVDVWKSTPFMALLFLAALQMLPQDCYEAAKVDGIGPVRALWYITLPLLRPAIITAVIFRALDALRIFDLIYVLTSNARSTMSMSIYARQQLVDFQDVGYGSAASTLLFLIIAMITISVIALGRLDFDKGATR, via the coding sequence GTGAAATCATCAGCGCCGCCAGCAGACCCCGACCGCGCTCGTGTGCGGAACGCGTGGGTGTTTCTAGCACCTACGCTGATCGCGCTCGCCATAGTGGCAGGTTGGCCGCTCGCGCGCACCATCTGGTTCAGCTTCACAGACGCGCGACTTGACGACCTCACCCGGTATGGCTTCGTCGGGCTCGACAACTATCTCGCCTACGACGACGGTGAATGGTACGGCGTTCTCGCCGAGGCTGATTGGTGGAACGCCGTCTCGGTCACCTTGTGGTTTACGGTCGTTTCCGTGAGCCTCGAGGTGGTGTTTGGGCTAGCAGTGGCCCTGGCTTTGAACGTACGCTTTCCACTGCGTGGCGTTGTGCGTGCCGCCATTCTCGTTCCCTGGGCAATCCCGACCGTCGTTTCCGCCAAAATGTGGGCCTGGATGCTGAACGACCAGTTCGGCGTCATCAACTATGTGCTCATGGGTCTCGGCATCATCGGCACGCCGATCGCCTGGACGGCGAGCGCCGATACTGCCCTCTGGGCCGTGCTCACCGTCGATGTGTGGAAGTCGACGCCCTTCATGGCGCTGCTGTTTCTCGCCGCCCTGCAAATGCTGCCGCAGGATTGCTACGAGGCGGCCAAGGTCGATGGCATCGGCCCGGTCAGGGCACTCTGGTACATTACGCTACCGCTGTTACGCCCAGCCATTATTACCGCAGTCATTTTCCGCGCGCTCGATGCCTTGCGCATCTTCGATCTGATCTATGTGCTGACCTCGAACGCCCGCAGCACCATGTCGATGTCGATCTACGCGCGCCAGCAGCTCGTCGATTTCCAAGATGTCGGCTATGGCTCGGCGGCCTCGACGCTGCTCTTCCTGATCATTGCCATGATCACCATTTCGGTCATTGCGCTCGGCCGGCTCGACTTCGACAAAGGAGCCACGCGGTGA
- a CDS encoding HAD family hydrolase, whose protein sequence is MRSSDRRHLVLATDLDGTFLGGPAASRELLYEWIESNRSDVTLIFVTGRDLPFVRALVRDTPVPQPDFVIGDVGTTIAGGPTIEPIDELERPIADLWGNSGARVRSLLAEEPGLQLQDTAFRYRVSYFYDPQTLSPDAAKIVGEAGFDCLLSADTFFDVLPRGVSKGPTLVRLIKHLRLDPRDVLVAGDTLNDLSLFESGFAGVAVGNSEPALRARIADLATVFFSKEAGAAGILDAIARRTRSTGGAP, encoded by the coding sequence ATGCGGAGTTCAGACAGACGTCATCTCGTTTTGGCAACGGACCTTGACGGAACGTTTCTGGGTGGTCCTGCCGCAAGTCGTGAGCTGCTCTACGAATGGATCGAGAGCAACAGGTCGGACGTGACGCTCATCTTCGTTACAGGTCGAGATTTGCCTTTCGTGCGCGCACTTGTGCGTGACACACCCGTCCCGCAGCCGGATTTCGTTATCGGCGATGTCGGCACGACCATCGCAGGCGGCCCAACGATCGAACCGATCGATGAATTGGAACGGCCCATCGCCGATCTCTGGGGAAATAGCGGCGCGCGCGTCAGATCGCTCCTCGCTGAGGAGCCTGGCCTGCAGCTTCAGGACACAGCCTTTCGTTACAGGGTCAGCTACTTCTACGATCCGCAGACCCTTTCGCCTGATGCCGCCAAGATTGTGGGCGAGGCGGGCTTCGATTGTCTCTTGTCCGCTGACACTTTCTTCGATGTGCTGCCTCGTGGGGTTTCCAAGGGGCCGACACTCGTTCGCCTCATCAAGCATCTGCGGCTTGATCCAAGAGACGTGTTGGTGGCTGGTGACACGCTGAATGACCTGTCGCTTTTCGAGAGCGGTTTCGCCGGGGTAGCCGTCGGCAATTCCGAACCGGCCCTGCGCGCTCGCATCGCCGATCTCGCTACGGTCTTTTTCAGCAAGGAGGCGGGTGCCGCTGGCATTCTTGATGCGATAGCGCGCCGGACACGCAGCACGGGGGGCGCACCATGA
- a CDS encoding ester cyclase gives MNETQTPRSVILKYYDLVWDKRQPEAIDSLFAPGYLNHAGARGVLAGPAGIRKNYDSLVGAFPDVRFTLDDILVDGDKVVVRYTMLATHQGEFQGRAPTGRAVTVPGIGIYRVADGQIQESWVLRDSLVLQRQLENAA, from the coding sequence ATGAACGAGACCCAGACACCTCGCTCCGTCATTCTCAAGTACTACGACCTGGTCTGGGACAAGCGTCAGCCGGAGGCCATCGATAGCCTGTTCGCGCCGGGGTATCTCAACCACGCGGGGGCGCGGGGCGTGCTCGCTGGCCCGGCGGGCATCCGCAAGAATTACGATTCGCTCGTCGGAGCGTTTCCGGACGTGCGGTTCACACTAGATGACATCCTTGTCGACGGCGATAAGGTGGTCGTTCGCTATACAATGCTTGCTACCCACCAAGGCGAGTTTCAGGGCCGCGCCCCGACCGGTCGTGCCGTGACCGTGCCGGGCATCGGGATCTACCGGGTTGCCGATGGGCAGATCCAGGAAAGTTGGGTGTTGCGCGACAGTCTGGTGCTGCAGCGTCAACTCGAGAACGCAGCCTGA
- a CDS encoding flavin reductase family protein, producing the protein MTVVSFPPVDSASFRRALGQYATGVAVITGRDGNGERFGLTVSSFNSVSLDPPLVLFSIDRAARSLPSLLASEGYAVNILCRHQDHLSNRFARYGADKWVSVEHALGHAQAPLLPDTLAHFECAHYAHYDGGDHVICVGRVLSFAWNEAERPLIFFRGAYRDLHLDAS; encoded by the coding sequence ATGACCGTCGTTTCTTTCCCCCCGGTCGACAGCGCTAGCTTCCGTCGCGCCCTTGGGCAATATGCAACGGGCGTTGCTGTCATCACGGGCCGCGATGGAAATGGTGAACGGTTTGGTCTAACGGTCAGTTCATTCAATTCGGTGTCGCTCGACCCACCGCTCGTCCTCTTCAGCATCGATCGCGCGGCGCGCAGCCTCCCCTCGCTCTTGGCGTCGGAGGGCTATGCTGTCAACATCCTGTGTCGGCACCAGGACCATCTGTCGAACCGATTTGCGAGATACGGCGCGGACAAATGGGTGTCTGTCGAGCACGCCCTTGGCCACGCACAGGCGCCTCTGTTGCCAGATACGCTTGCGCATTTCGAATGCGCGCATTACGCGCATTACGATGGCGGAGACCATGTTATCTGCGTAGGACGCGTTTTGTCCTTTGCCTGGAACGAAGCAGAACGTCCCCTGATCTTCTTTCGCGGCGCGTATCGCGATCTTCATCTCGACGCCTCATAA
- a CDS encoding NAD(P)H-dependent glycerol-3-phosphate dehydrogenase — MHIAVIGGGAWGTALAITAARAGRPVSLWIREADVAASTADSRENKVFLPGHSLPDSICVTADLAAAASGASIALLAVPSQHLRAAATRLRGVLPLQATVVICSKGVEQGSGALLSAVVEQELPNHPLAVLSGPTFASEVAAGMPTAVTIASRDAALDPPRSQAVRVARALGTSTFRPYVSDDVIGAEVSGAVKNVLAIACGMAAGLGFGANTRAALISRGLHEIQSLCAALGGRRETVAGLSGVGDLTLRCSSEQSRNMRFGLALATGRSAADVFEGRPVVVEGADNAVSVTNLARKLAVEMPICTAVRAIVVDGRPIPAMMDALLRRPFKGEVADLGLSIPQHPSRAIVKHMAGA; from the coding sequence ATGCACATTGCGGTCATTGGCGGAGGTGCCTGGGGAACGGCACTCGCTATCACTGCTGCCCGCGCAGGTCGGCCAGTTTCACTGTGGATCCGGGAAGCTGATGTTGCCGCATCCACCGCCGATAGCCGGGAGAATAAGGTTTTTCTTCCTGGCCATTCGTTACCTGACTCGATCTGCGTCACGGCGGACTTGGCAGCAGCGGCTAGCGGCGCCAGCATCGCGCTTCTTGCCGTTCCCTCACAGCATCTGCGTGCCGCCGCCACGCGCTTGCGTGGTGTTCTGCCTCTTCAGGCGACGGTCGTAATCTGCTCGAAAGGCGTTGAGCAAGGCTCCGGCGCGCTATTGTCCGCCGTTGTCGAGCAAGAGCTTCCAAACCATCCTCTCGCCGTGCTTTCCGGACCAACATTCGCCTCCGAAGTCGCGGCCGGCATGCCGACCGCCGTGACAATCGCATCCCGTGATGCAGCCCTCGATCCCCCGCGTTCTCAGGCGGTTCGGGTGGCGCGGGCCCTCGGCACCAGCACCTTTCGCCCCTATGTGTCGGATGACGTCATCGGAGCCGAGGTCAGCGGCGCAGTCAAAAATGTCCTCGCCATTGCTTGCGGGATGGCAGCTGGACTTGGCTTTGGCGCTAATACACGAGCAGCGCTGATCAGCAGGGGACTGCACGAGATCCAGAGCCTCTGCGCGGCTCTCGGTGGCCGCCGCGAAACTGTCGCCGGGCTGTCAGGTGTCGGCGATCTCACCTTGAGGTGCTCAAGCGAGCAATCCCGCAACATGCGTTTCGGCCTGGCGCTCGCTACAGGCCGTTCGGCCGCCGATGTCTTCGAAGGCCGCCCCGTGGTTGTGGAAGGCGCCGACAACGCCGTCTCCGTCACGAATCTGGCGCGCAAGCTCGCCGTCGAAATGCCGATCTGCACGGCCGTTCGCGCCATCGTCGTTGATGGTCGTCCGATTCCCGCCATGATGGATGCATTGCTGCGGCGTCCGTTCAAGGGAGAGGTAGCGGATCTCGGTCTATCTATTCCTCAGCATCCGAGCAGGGCGATAGTCAAGCATATGGCCGGGGCCTGA
- a CDS encoding Xaa-Pro peptidase family protein, with the protein MTETFSKRRDQARHAMRSAGFDLLLLGPGPGFRYFTGLNAIATERFVSLAIGSDGHDRIFTPRLQEPLYAGIPDVNTVVWDEADNPLAQVAHVAREASVKTIAVNPEFWSGFLITLKALMPDVALHSGGSIIDDQRCIKHAGEIAALESAAAHIDAVWARFCEATPSMVGRTELELRADIDRLMRQEGFSEVSWVDVGAGANGASPLHHGSDHMIRAGEPVVFDFAGCYNGYYGDICRVAISGEPSPDFQKIYEVVQEAQEAAFQAVRPGVRAEEIDAIARRIITEEGFGPYFTHRLGHGIGLAAHEEPYIVAGNSTPLVAGMVFSNEPGIYIPGHWGVRIEDIVVVTAGGARRLTHSPRHLVRLD; encoded by the coding sequence ATGACCGAAACGTTTTCGAAGCGCCGCGACCAGGCCCGTCACGCCATGCGGTCCGCTGGTTTCGATCTGCTTCTTCTTGGACCGGGGCCGGGGTTCCGCTATTTCACAGGACTGAACGCGATCGCCACGGAGCGGTTCGTTTCCCTGGCGATCGGAAGCGATGGTCACGACCGCATCTTCACACCTCGTCTGCAGGAGCCCCTTTACGCCGGCATTCCCGATGTGAACACGGTAGTTTGGGACGAGGCGGACAATCCTCTCGCGCAGGTTGCCCATGTGGCGCGAGAAGCCTCCGTCAAGACGATCGCAGTCAATCCCGAGTTCTGGAGCGGGTTCCTCATCACACTGAAGGCTCTTATGCCAGACGTCGCGCTGCATTCAGGCGGCTCCATCATCGACGATCAGCGCTGCATCAAGCACGCTGGGGAGATCGCCGCACTTGAATCGGCGGCCGCGCATATCGATGCGGTGTGGGCGCGATTCTGCGAAGCGACGCCATCCATGGTTGGGCGCACCGAGCTTGAGCTCCGGGCCGATATCGACCGATTGATGCGGCAGGAGGGTTTCAGTGAAGTCAGCTGGGTTGACGTGGGGGCCGGCGCCAATGGCGCCTCGCCGCTGCATCACGGCAGCGATCACATGATCCGCGCCGGCGAGCCGGTGGTCTTCGATTTCGCGGGTTGTTACAATGGCTACTACGGTGACATCTGCCGCGTTGCCATCTCAGGCGAGCCGAGCCCGGATTTTCAGAAGATCTATGAGGTCGTCCAAGAAGCGCAGGAAGCGGCTTTCCAGGCGGTGCGTCCAGGCGTTCGGGCCGAGGAAATCGATGCGATCGCACGGCGCATCATCACCGAGGAAGGCTTCGGGCCGTATTTCACGCATCGATTGGGCCACGGGATCGGACTTGCCGCTCATGAAGAGCCCTATATCGTCGCGGGTAACTCAACGCCACTCGTCGCGGGAATGGTTTTCTCCAACGAGCCCGGTATCTACATTCCCGGACACTGGGGCGTCCGCATCGAAGATATCGTTGTCGTCACAGCCGGCGGTGCACGGCGCCTGACCCATTCTCCCCGCCACCTCGTTCGTCTCGATTGA